The DNA window AAACTCTCTGGAAAAAATTATACGATCGCTTACCCTCCCACGAAAGCACATCTGAGCACAGAAACTGTTACACAGAGTGGAAATCCCTGAAATGCTCTTTAAGTGGTAAAGGACTTGACTCAGAATTGAGGAAACAGGAAAAGTGTGAAGCGGAAAAATGGAAAGCAATTTTACGAAGAATTTTGGATGTGACACTTTTTCTGGCCTCCAGAGGATTGCCGTTTCAAGGTGATAGTACATTAATTGGGGATGTGCACAATGGAAATTTTCTCGGCACTTTGGAGCTGATGGGGAAATACGATGAGGTCATTCGTGAGCATCTGGCCAAAATTAAAGCCAAACAACTGGATGGTGGCAACATGCAAGGCCAAGCACATTACTTGTCATGGAAAAGCCAAAATGAGTTTATTTCTCTTTGTGGGGATAAAGTTCTAGAAGCCATTCTGGATGAAAGGCTGAAAACGATTTATTATGGAATTATTGCTGATGCGACTCCTGATATTTCCAAAATAGAACaaaatgttcttattttgaGGTACGTGTTTAAAAACGGATGCACGGAAAAGTTTGAAGTTTGTGAACGTTTCCTGAAGTTTATTGATTTCAATGACAAGAAAGGTGAAGAT is part of the Vigna radiata var. radiata cultivar VC1973A unplaced genomic scaffold, Vradiata_ver6 scaffold_2581, whole genome shotgun sequence genome and encodes:
- the LOC106752924 gene encoding uncharacterized protein LOC106752924; the protein is MPCILFEHKCRSSANRSDLAKRKGFCPEKTLWKKLYDRLPSHESTSEHRNCYTEWKSLKCSLSGKGLDSELRKQEKCEAEKWKAILRRILDVTLFLASRGLPFQGDSTLIGDVHNGNFLGTLELMGKYDEVIREHLAKIKAKQLDGGNMQGQAHYLSWKSQNEFISLCGDKVLEAILDERLKTIYYGIIADATPDISKIEQNVLILRYVFKNGCTEKFEVCERFLKFIDFNDKKGEDITLKILSALEELKIPLEDCRAQGYD